The following coding sequences are from one Treponema parvum window:
- a CDS encoding helix-turn-helix transcriptional regulator, whose translation MVQKIKKEREEKVKVFRILKIDEIIRSGKFPNAPYLCKEFEVSRSTIMRDIDFLRDRYNAPLEYDEEKRGYYYTDPTFFIKSVMLSEGDLFAVSAVIPLLEQYRNTPLESSMKNIFDTIINLMPEEVSVDSFFLSKDLSFISDPLPQIENGVFYAVFEGLKMQRTLAFEYRSLGDKTYRARVAQPYHVICQKGNWYMLAHCLKHKECRIFAFSRMKNPKTTEDRFERPKDFSPEKYFDSEFGVWNTDCAPVKIELLFDEKISTYILERSWHRTQHLRHNGDGSVYLSFETNQLPEALHWVMSFGSAVTVLNPAELIEAVKEEVRKMSKLY comes from the coding sequence ATGGTACAAAAGATAAAAAAAGAGCGCGAAGAAAAAGTTAAAGTCTTTCGCATTCTTAAAATCGACGAAATTATCCGCAGCGGAAAATTTCCGAATGCGCCGTATTTATGTAAAGAATTTGAAGTTTCGCGCAGCACGATTATGCGCGACATCGACTTTTTGCGAGACCGGTACAACGCGCCGCTTGAATATGACGAAGAAAAACGCGGTTATTATTATACCGATCCGACATTTTTTATAAAGAGCGTCATGCTGTCCGAAGGCGATCTGTTCGCGGTTTCAGCGGTTATTCCGCTGTTGGAACAGTATCGAAATACGCCGCTCGAATCGTCCATGAAAAATATCTTCGATACGATTATAAACCTGATGCCCGAAGAAGTTTCCGTCGATTCGTTTTTTTTATCGAAGGATTTAAGCTTTATAAGCGATCCTTTGCCGCAGATAGAAAACGGTGTTTTTTATGCGGTTTTTGAAGGCTTGAAAATGCAGCGCACGCTCGCTTTTGAATACAGATCGCTCGGCGATAAGACATACCGCGCGCGGGTCGCGCAGCCCTATCACGTGATATGCCAAAAGGGAAACTGGTACATGCTCGCCCATTGTTTAAAACACAAAGAGTGCAGGATATTCGCGTTTTCCCGAATGAAAAATCCGAAAACGACGGAAGATCGTTTTGAGCGCCCGAAAGATTTCAGCCCCGAAAAATATTTTGACAGCGAATTCGGCGTTTGGAATACCGACTGCGCTCCTGTAAAAATAGAGCTTTTGTTCGACGAAAAGATAAGTACGTATATTTTAGAACGTAGCTGGCACCGGACGCAGCATCTTCGACACAACGGCGACGGCAGCGTGTATCTTTCATTTGAAACGAATCAACTGCCGGAAGCGCTGCACTGGGTTATGAGCTTCGGGAGCGCCGTTACCGTGCTTAATCCGGCTGAGCTTATCGAAGCGGTAAAAGAGGAAGTGCGGAAAATGAGTAAGCTGTATTGA
- a CDS encoding RluA family pseudouridine synthase has protein sequence MKKMEIPRVGKKTFRENHGKSGNRRIEILFEDEHIIVVIKPEGMLSVPYAGSSKKTVINTLEDIMHKNGAYSSRHKPYAVHRLDRDTSGVMMFALNETAQRKIMNNWNTMVTERLYRAVAENSARRPLPDTGTIDSPLSYNKYNIGFVPASKNGQSGAKIVPAVTRYKVIARGKTHTLFELSLETGRKNQIRAHLASKGYPLSGDKAYRAKTNPFGRLMLHARTLRFYHPFTNELMTFESPEPEEWMAFVTKRS, from the coding sequence ATGAAAAAAATGGAAATTCCTAGAGTGGGAAAAAAGACATTTCGTGAAAATCACGGAAAAAGCGGAAATAGAAGAATTGAAATCCTTTTTGAAGACGAACACATAATCGTAGTGATTAAGCCAGAAGGAATGCTGTCCGTACCGTATGCGGGGAGCAGCAAAAAGACCGTCATAAACACGCTTGAAGATATCATGCACAAAAACGGCGCCTATTCATCAAGGCATAAACCTTACGCAGTACACCGGCTTGACCGCGACACATCGGGCGTAATGATGTTCGCCTTAAACGAAACCGCGCAAAGAAAAATAATGAATAATTGGAATACAATGGTCACGGAACGGCTTTACAGGGCCGTAGCCGAAAATTCCGCAAGAAGACCGCTCCCCGATACAGGGACGATCGACAGTCCTTTATCCTACAACAAATACAATATAGGATTTGTTCCCGCCTCTAAAAACGGACAATCCGGGGCAAAAATCGTTCCCGCAGTCACACGCTATAAAGTGATCGCACGCGGCAAAACTCATACGCTTTTTGAACTAAGCTTGGAGACAGGAAGAAAAAATCAGATCCGGGCGCATTTGGCGTCAAAAGGATATCCGCTGTCGGGCGATAAGGCTTACAGGGCAAAAACAAATCCGTTCGGAAGGCTCATGCTCCATGCGCGGACTCTTCGTTTTTATCACCCTTTTACAAATGAGCTTATGACATTTGAATCGCCCGAACCTGAAGAATGGATGGCCTTTGTAACAAAAAGATCTTAA
- a CDS encoding SlyX family protein translates to MDEERYTAVEIKLSYLEDLAESLQKEILRQSRAMEALKNENKLILEKLRSISDRMEEIPDKRPPHY, encoded by the coding sequence ATGGATGAAGAGCGTTATACCGCCGTTGAAATAAAACTTTCCTATCTCGAAGATCTTGCCGAAAGTCTTCAGAAAGAAATTCTTCGCCAAAGCCGCGCAATGGAAGCTTTAAAAAACGAAAATAAATTGATTTTGGAAAAGCTGCGCAGCATATCGGACAGAATGGAAGAAATTCCCGATAAAAGACCGCCTCATTATTAA